From a region of the Saccharomycodes ludwigii strain NBRC 1722 chromosome VII, whole genome shotgun sequence genome:
- the RPN4 gene encoding stress-regulated transcription factor RPN4 (similar to Saccharomyces cerevisiae YDL020C | RPN4 | Regulatory Particle Non-ATPase) — MSTTDLYYTNNNNTTNNTTTKNKSKLNTIGTSNHNNSYNNNNNIFMKDLYSHNHTNTNVSGPISFGNSINNASNPTSAAPATNTSTSNLNAFFDFPTLRRTITDILEDELYTIKNNNDGTAMNLNTSPMDQVEGQYINSNTSSTDKMFNDYADPSLTTMSSKQVSSRPDSTISTPNNNSNTAFPCSPISYNSNTVDGSAQNTFVSNGTAPSNNNSYHSSTNTANGTTVINPTFTRMNSGYYKSKGTNTMNNNNNVAVNDHPIRITFPSGGYDANDYNYDYDNDIDYFYEDNGFNKIALLDDSIILDNLYYNNTTNGPVSDTNSDTTINNKSDGNAAANRGHNAANFEIFGANNMKENMFYYPLQEKPNFATQQEILSMFDRECNEEEDDDEEDDDDECWNMDDNDYNYNDIVMEDDEFGTNTSNIATGTTTSSTISGSNDKNCLCCHSTCNSFDKNDDFKNSNNNNICHNHSNSISWGTPFSPYYNIHNNTSTNSFTKSFIDDNTGTRNNSKKNWSARNLTNFSFKNQGNEEAITDGEEDVEKDREKKNLVDEGSGGDGDYNSRHPEEQQDKENNDTNGNGVAENSKFADDSSASPTNSSSSSLISNGKLSSFKALETKVKKIKNVSNNVKNTTKNPKPKVKGSKGKEDEGSGTVQQQEQQQEQQQQQQQQQQQQQQQQQQQQQQQQQQQQQQQQQQQQQQQQLQQLQQLQQQVSISDSSTPSLSSISAASPNTEHICEMTNPVTKEPCMKKFSRPYDLVRHQKTIHALKKKVFRCVICINTLGDEGYKKTFSRGDALGRHIKVKHSLEGNELQKAMNYAKDHVEYV, encoded by the coding sequence ATGTCAACTACAGACCTTTATTAcactaataacaacaatactactaataacacTACtaccaaaaacaaaagtaaGTTAAacactattggtactagcaatcataataatagctataacaacaataataatattttcatgaAAGATTTATATTCACATAATCATACCAATACCAACGTTTCCGGTCCTATTTCATTTGGCAACTCTATTAATAATGCTTCAAATCCTACATCCGCTGCTCCCGCTACCAATACCAGTACCTCTAATTTAAATgcattttttgattttccCACTCTAAGAAGAACCATAACTGATATTCTGGAAGATGAATTGTACACAATAAAGAATAACAATGACGGCACTGCTATGAATTTAAATACTTCTCCTATGGATCAGGTAGAAGGTCAGTATATCAACAGCAACACCAGCTCAACTGATAAAATGTTTAATGATTATGCTGATCCAAGTTTAACTACTATGTCTTCAAAACAAGTTTCTTCTCGTCCTGACTCCACTATCAGCACtccaaataataacagcaaCACTGCTTTTCCGTGTTCACCTATTAGTTATAATTCTAATACCGTTGATGGGTCAGCTCAAAACACATTTGTTTCTAATGGTACTGCTCCTTCCAATAATAACTCTTATCATAGCAGTACTAATACAGCTAATGGTACCACAGTTATAAATCCTACTTTTACCAGAATGAATTCAGGATATTACAAGAGTAAGGGAACCAATACtatgaataataacaataatgttGCCGTAAATGACCATCCAATAAGAATTACTTTTCCCTCTGGCGGGTACGATGCTAATgattataattatgattatgataatgatattgattatttttatgaagACAATgggtttaataaaattgctTTATTGGATGATTCAATTATTTTGGATAACCTTTACTATAACAACACTACCAATGGCCCCGTTTCTGATACAAATTCTGATACtaccattaataataaaagcgATGGCAATGCTGCCGCCAATAGGGGCCACAATGCCGCTAATTTTGAGATATTTGGGGCCAATAACATGAAGGAGAATATGTTCTACTATCCACTACAAGAAAAACCCAATTTTGCTACACAACAAGAGATTTTGTCTATGTTTGATAGAGAATGCAATGAAGAGGAAGATGACGACGAGGAagacgatgatgatgaatgTTGGAATATGGATGACAATGATTACaattataatgatattgTTATGGAGGATGATGAATTTGGCACTAATACTTCAAATATTGCTACAGGGACCACCACTAGCTCTACTATTAGTGGTAGCAATGATAAAAACTGTCTTTGTTGCCATTCCACATGTAACAGTTTTGACAAGaatgatgattttaaaaatagcaacaacaataacatttGTCACAATCATAGTAACAGTATAAGTTGGGGAACTCCCTTTTCTCCATACTATAATATACATAACAATACTAGCACCAATTCGTTCACCAAATCTTTTATTGATGATAACACTGGTACTAGgaataattcaaaaaaaaattggtctGCTAGAAATTTGactaatttttcttttaaaaatcaaGGTAATGAAGAAGCTATTACTGATGGCGAGGAAGATGTTGAAAAGGatagagaaaagaaaaacttgGTGGATGAGGGTAGTGGGGGTGATGGCGATTATAACTCAAGGCATCCAGAAGAACAACaagataaagaaaacaatGATACCAATGGCAACGGTGTTGCCGAAAATTCTAAATTTGCCGATGACAGTAGTGCTAGCCCAACTAATAGTTCCTCTAGTAGTTTGATCTCCAACGGTAAGTTATCCTCTTTTAAGGCTTTAGAAACCAAAGTCaagaagataaaaaatgtttccAACAATGTTAAGAATACTACCAAAAATCCAAAACCCAAAGTAAAAGGTAGCAAAGGTAAGGAAGATGAAGGAAGTGGTACTGTTCAACAGCAGGAACAACAGCAggaacaacagcaacagcaacaacaacaacaacagcaacaacagcagcagcaacaacaacaacaacaacaacaacaacaacaacaacaacaacaacaacaacaacaacaacaacaacaacaacaactacaacaactacaacaactacaacaacaagTTTCTATTAGTGATTCGTCTACACCTTCGCTTTCTAGTATTAGCGCAGCATCACCAAACACAGAACATATTTGCGAAATGACGAACCCTGTGACCAAAGAGCCATGCATGAAGAAATTTTCAAGGCCTTATGATTTAGTAAGGCACCAAAAGACAATACATGCtctaaaaaagaaagttttTCGTTGTGTTATTTGCATCAACACTTTAGGAGATGAGggttataaaaaaacatttagtAGGGGCGATGCTTTGGGAAGACACATTAAAGTTAAACATTCTTTAGAGGGAAACGAGCTACAAAAGGCAATGAATTATGCTAAGGATCACGTGGAGTAtgtttaa
- a CDS encoding phosphoglycerate mutase family protein GPM3 (similar to Saccharomyces cerevisiae YDL021W | GPM2 | Glycerate PhosphoMutase (paralog of YOL056W | GPM3)), producing the protein MSESNNIIKLFILRHGQSELNHENIFCGWIDAKLTQQGMDQARSSAKLIKQYLQKENIKVPTIGFTSRLTRTKQTLDTMLEELGQSEKKQVNVLVDNTDGEKQLDKKHPFQVIRVDSNTASDNNKNFQIYRSWRLNERHYGSWQGQRKPKILNEYGKEKYMFIRRDYNGKPPVVDLNKEMENEDPAAAAASIVEEGEEEYAFKEPNRKLKYDIEYKYGDITTLPDSESLSDVVERLKPLIYEFILPRIKDTDNKSGIIVGHGSSVRSILKILCDISDDDIKDVNIPNGIPLVLELQEVRGTSNEKSFKFLNKFYLDPELAKVNAEKVKNEGFQKGQ; encoded by the coding sequence ATGTCCGAATCTAATAACATTATCAAGTTATTTATACTTAGACATGGTCAAAGTGAATTAAATCATGAGAATATCTTTTGTGGATGGATCGATGCAAAATTAACACAGCAAGGGATGGATCAGGCAAGGAGTTCTGCTAAGTTGATTAAGCAATATCTGCAAAAGGAAAACATAAAAGTTCCAACAATTGGATTCACTAGTAGATTGACAAGAACAAAGCAAACCTTGGATACAATGCTGGAAGAGTTGGGGCAATCTGAGAAGAAACAAGTAAATGTTTTGGTTGATAATACTGATGGTGAGAAACAATTAGATAAAAAACATCCGTTTCAGGTTATTCGAGTTGATTCTAACACCGCTAGTGATAACAACAAGAACTTTCAAATTTATCGCAGTTGGAGACTAAACGAAAGGCACTACGGTTCATGGCAGGGTCAAAGGAAACCTAAGATATTGAATGAATACGGGaaggaaaaatatatgttCATAAGAAGAGATTATAATGGTAAGCCACCTGTTGTGGATTTGAACAAGGAGATGGAAAATGAAGACCCAGCAGCTGCCGCCGCTAGTATTGTGGAGGAGGGTGAGGAGGAGTATGCTTTCAAGGAACCTAATAGGAAATTAAAATACGATATAGAATATAAATATGGAGATATAACTACGTTACCTGACAGTGAATCATTAAGTGATGTTGTAGAGAGATTAAAGCCATTAATTTATGAATTTATCTTGCCCCGTATTAAAGATACCGACAATAAAAGTGGCATTATTGTTGGCCATGGAAGTAGTGTTAGATCTATTTTGAAGATATTGTGTGACATTTCAGATGATGATATTAAAGATGTGAACATTCCAAACGGAATTCCTTTAGTTTTGGAATTACAAGAAGTCCGTGGCACTAGTAATGAAAAgagttttaaatttctaaataaattttatttagatCCCGAGTTGGCAAAAGTTAATGCGGAAAAAGTCAAAAATGAGGGTTTTCAAAAAGGACAGTGA